The stretch of DNA TTAAATGGGAAATAATACTTGTAGATAATAATAGTAATGATAATACAACTGCTTTTGCTAAGAATGTTTGGGACAAGTTAAATTGTCCATTTACATTGAAGGTTGTTCAAGAGCCAAATCCAGGATTAATTCATGCAAGAGAAAAAGGTATCTCAGAATCTTCCGGAGACTTTCTTATCTTTTGCGATGATGACAACAGGCTCTCTGCACACTATGTACATACTGTTGTTGATGAGTTTGAAAAAAATGAACGTATAGCAGTTGTTGCCGGACGAGGTATTGCTGTTTTTGAAATCGATAAACCCGATTGGTTTGATGAATTTGCAATGAATTATGCTATTGGAAAACAAAAGGGTGCATTTTCAAAACTTAAAAATATTTATGGCGCTGGTATAGGAATAAGAAAATGTCATTTAGATACCCTTTATGCAGGTGGGTTTAGTCCGCTTTTAGTTGGACGAACAAAATCAATTCTGTTAGCAGGAGAGGATACTGAAATGATCTTTGCTCTTCAATTATTAAGAGTAAAAATCAGGTATAATAATGATTTAACATTTGAACACTTTCTTACAAGAAAACGTTTAACCTTTGACTACCTATGTTCCCTTAGAAAAGGAATCGGAGCAGCTAGACCTATTCTAAGATTATATGTTTTGGCACACAAAAACAGGTCCCTAGGGCTTTTCTATTTTCAACGTCAATTAATGAGTTGTTATTTAAGAATTGTAAGACAATACTTATTTCATTTTAGCAAGTCAGGAAGAAAAGCTCGCTTAGCTTACAATTTAGGTTATTTACATTCACTGAGAAGTTACAAAACTGAATTTTTGAATATGTATAATAAAATAATGATTCTTAAAGGGAATTTAAGGAAAATCCCTGATCATAAAAATAAATTGAAAAGTGGTTGATGGGATTATCAACCATTTTTCAATTCAATATCTATCTTAGTTTGTAATTTGATCTAAGAAACGCTGTTCTACGTTCTGAGGAAATTTACTTTCAAATAATTCAAAACTTCTTTTCCCCATTTTTTGCAAGTTCATTTTGTTGAGCCACAACAGCTCTAAAACTCTATCAATTTCATCATAGGAGGTATCTTCCGCAATCCATCCATTTTCATTCTCCAATACCCATTTAGGCATATCGCCAATACGGCTCGCAATTATTGGTCTTCCTACTGCCATGGCTTCTATAACTGCAATTGGCATCGCATCCTGACGTGTTATCTGTAATAAAACATGTGCATTATTTATCACTTCTTGTACATCTTTAGTAAATCCACGTAAAAACACTTTATTACCAAGTTCTGCCTTTGCAATCATTTTTTCTAACTGCTCTTTATCCGGCCCATTACCATAAAACTCTAATATCCAATCACGTTTTTTCCATTTCTCAGAAGACAATACTGTTATTAAACAATCCTGTGACTTGGTAGAAGAAATCAGGGCTGCCAGCATAATCATTTTTAAACTTTCATTCTCTGAAACTGCCAAATCGGAATATTTTGACTCAAAAGCTATTGGATTATAAATTAATTCAGAATTAGGAATAGAAAAGTTCAATTGTTTGGAAAGTACATGATGCATATGATTGGCAGCAAACAAATTGTGAGAAACAGCATTAAGTCTTTTTCTCATTTTATCGGCCTTTGAAGTTGAAAATACATACTTCTCAATGTAGTTATGGTATACTAATGAACTAACCTTACATTTAAAATCTATATCGTTCCATGGATCATTTACAATGTCCATAAATCCAGATTGATTAATCACAATATAGTCGTAATAATGTTTTTTTAAATCATTTACAACTTTATTAAGTTTATAGTTAGTTACATGTTTGGAGAATAATTTATAATATAATTTTTTAAAAAACTGTCTTTTCTTTTCACTAAAAGGAAGTAAAACAATTGTACACCCTGCTTGTCGTAAGACATCCAGCTTATCTTCCTTCCCTTTTAAATCAAAAATCGCACAACTTACCTGATACCCATTTTGAGCAGCATACAATGCTGTTTTATACCACAATTGCTCACTACCGCCCCAAGATGCGCCTTTTAATAACGAAATAAATAAGATTGATTTGTTACTCATTAACTGCTTTATTATTTAATACTTGATATCCAATCATTAATATTGGTAGAAAAATTACAAGACTTAACTAACTACAACTCAACCTAACTGTTTTTAGAATCCAGTCCTGATCATTTTTGTTTGATGTCGCTTCGTTCTGCCTCAGGCTCTAAATAAAGCCTTATTTAAACATGGAATGTCATGTGTTTTATTTTACATAAGCGAGACTTCTCCTAAAACAACATAACATTTCAATTTCTTTTTTATTTCTTTGCATAAAAATTTACATGGTTCTGAAAAGATAATCAGCGCCTAAATTAGTATGAATTATCCACTTATTTCAATTGCTCTTTGTTCTTACAATGGTGAAAAATATATTTCGAAACAGCTTACAAGTATAATTAACCAAACTTATAAAAATTTAGAGATTATAATTGTTGATGATTGTTCAAACGACCAAACCGTTAGTATTATAAAGGCTTTCCTTTCTTCCGATCCGCGAATCAAGCTATTTGTAAACGAAAAAAATATAGGTTTTAATAAGAACTTTGAGCAAGCAATAAATCTCTGCACTGGTGATTTTATTGCAATTAGTGACCAAGATGATATTTGGTTACCTAATAAAATAGAAACACTTATTAATTCACTGGGAGATAAAGGCATGGTCTTTTCTAATTCATTATTTATAGATGAAAACGATATCTCATTAAATACTCTCCTAATTGATCAGGACAGAAAAAAAGAAACGTATGAAACTTATAGAAATATCTTATTAAGCAATTTCGTAACCGGACACACAATTCTATTTAGAAAGGAAATGTTAGCCTATTTCCTGCCCTTTCCTCCTAATATTTTCTATGATTGGTGGATGGGATTCGTTATGCTATACGAAAATCAACTGGTTTATTGTCCAATGGTTCTGACAAATTATAGGATACATAAATCTTCTGTCATGAATAAGGAAACCGTAAAAATCCAGGAGAGTAGAAAAAATAAGTACAGGATAGAGACTACAACTATTTTCAATCAACTTAATAGCTTTAAGGAATACAAAGGTTTATCAGTAAAAGATCAGGCTTTTTTGAATAGATTGACAGAAGCTTTCAGAAAAAAAATGACAGGGTATTATTCTGCAACATTGTTTAGAATTATTCTGAAAAACTTTAGTGATTTATTTCCACTTCATATATCATCAAGACTGAAAAAAGTCCTGTTCCTGCAACGCTATTGCAGGGGCCTTAAGTTAACTGACATTGTTAGTCATTGATAAATATTAATCCTGATTTAAAGGCATTAATCTCACCCTAAAAAACACATCCCACAATCACAGCTATTTGAGGCATTTTTACCTTCAATTTTAATAGATTACAATCTCAATAAAATGAACAATAAAATAAAACCAATTGCAATATATTTACCACAATTTCATCCAATAAAAGAAAACAATGAATGGTGGGGACAAGGATTTACAGAATGGACAAATGTTACTAAATCTCTGCCGAAATTTAAAGGTCATTATCAACCACATTTACCTACAGATTTAGGGTTTTATGACCTAAGATTACATGACACGTTAATTGAGCAGGCCAAGCTTGCACAAGAGCATGGTATTTATGGTTTTTGCTTTTATCATTATTGGTTTAATGGTAAACTTCTATTAGAAACTCCATTACATAATTTGTTAAAAAACAAAACACCTGATTTTCCTTTTTGTCTTTGTTGGGCAAATGAAAATTGGACCAGAAGATGGGATGGGCTGGAAGAAGAAGTGTTAATTAAACAAGATCATACCATACAGGATGATTTAGAGCACATTAAATACCTCATCACCTTTTTCAAAGATGACAGATACATTAAGATTGAAAATAAACCTGTTCTGTTAGTTTACAGATCAGAGCTTCATCCACAAATAAATGAATGTACAAAGATGTGGAGAGAAGAGGTCCGAAAAGAAGGATTTGAAGATATCTACCTAATTAGAGTTGAGAATTTTGTAACAAATGTAAATCCTGAATCTCATGGATTCGATGCTGCAATGGAATTCGCTCCCAGTTTTTCAGGACAGTTAAAAAAGACATACAAAAAAAATGTCGCAAAATATCTTACAACTAAGGTGCTTGACAAATTAAAGATTCAAACAAGAGCAGATTTAAATAATAATATTTATGACTACAGGGATTTGATTGATTTAATGACCAATAGACCTGTTCCTACATATAAAAGATTCCGAGCGATTTGCCCTGGTTGGGATAATTCTGCTCGAAGAAAATCTAACGCCACGATATTCATTAATTCGAGCCCAAAATCTTATTCCGTGTGGTTAAAAGATATTATTGATTATACCAAAGAAAATTTCAGTGATGGGGAACAATTGTTTTTTATAAACGCTTGGAATGAATGGGCTGAGGGTTGTCATTTAGAACCTTGCATTAAATGGGGTAAAGCCTATTTAGAAGAAACTAAAAAAGTTGTTGAATCGAGATAACTCCAATTTCATTATCCCTATATCAAGACAAAATAACCATGAAAAAACATAAACTGCTAATAATTTCTCATGGAAGTACTTTAAATGGAGCCGAAAGAGCACTTTTTGAAACCATAAAAGCTCTTTCCTTGCGAGGCTATGAATTGTATGCGCTATTCCCTTATGAGGGTCCTATTATAGAAATGTGCTTACCTTTTTTAAAAAAACATTATATCACTAATGAAGTTGAGCCCTGGTGGCTATGTCGAAAGAAACTCACATTTTTACATAAGATAAAACGCTTTTTTGTTTTATTAAAAAATATTTGGATTAATTACAAATATATCAAGCTAATAGATCCCGACATTGTTATAACTAACACATTAACGACACCTTGCGCAGCCATAGGAAGTAAGTTTGCACAAAAAAAACACATCTGGTATTTACATGAACTTGGTGACGAAGATCATGGATTTCATTTTTTATTGGGAAAAAGGTTTTCATTACGAATGGTAAATTCATTATCCCAATCTGTTTTTTTGAATTCTTATTTTTTAGATTCAAAATTTAAAAGATGTATTGAGCAAAATAAGCGTTCTGTTGTCTATCAATCTGTTGAATTTACAAGTACTATTCCATCAAATAAAGCTAAAGAGAATTCATTAAGATTAATTCTCTCTGGACGTTTTGCTCCTGGGAAAGGTCAATTAGACGCCATTAAAGCGCTGAATATATTAAAGCAAAACAATGAAAATATAACACTTACATTAATAGGTTCAGGGGAAGACAGCTACTCATCGCAAGTAAGAGAGTACATTAAGAAGAACTCTCTGGAAGAACATGTTGAATTAGTTAACTTTGCGAAAAACACGTCACCTTACTATTCGCGTGCAAATGTTGCCCTTGTTTGTTCACGGTGTGAAGCTTTTGGTAGAATTACAATAGAGGCAATGAAAATGGGTGTAGTAGTTATAGCTTCGGACACTGGAGCTAACACCGAATTAATAAGAGATAACTTTAATGGCATACTTTATCAGTATGGCAATATTGAAGATTTAGCAAAGAAAATAATTTTAACAAAAGATAGTAAACTAAGAGAAAGATTATCTGAACAAGCAAATAAATGGGCCAATGATACCTTCAATTTAGAAAAATATTCATATAAACTAGATTCAGAAATTAAGAGGGTACTTGAATTACCACTTTAGATATCATTAAGATTTTGACTAATCATAATAAATTCTGCATACATCCTAGACATTGGCAAGATTGGTCTTGACACTCCCATACGATGCAACAGGACCCTACATTGCAATACACACCTTCTGCAAAATGGTAGTAGACTAATGCCTACTCCCATTTAAATTGAAATGTATTAGTTACTAAGCATGAGCCTAGTGTTTTAAGAAGAATGTTACTAAATAATAGCCTTTATAATTGTGGTTTTGCATAATTAATTACCCAAACTCCATCATTTTGTTTTACACTCAAATTAGCTTTTCCATCGCCGTCGTAATCAGCTTGTGCATTATGCGACATAGAATCGCCAAATCCATAGGCTACAGCATTAAATTTTCCAAATTGATCTTTTGCGTAGTCAATATACCATTCACCTTTGTTATTTCTAATTGCTAAATCTGCCTTTCCATCGCCATCATAATCGGCTGGACAAGGTTTATCCGATGAGCTTGAACCATAACCATTAAATGACATATCCCATGCCCCAAATCCATTAGATGCATAATCAATATACCATATTCCATTAGTTGAATTCTTAATACTCAAATCTGCCTTGCCGTCGCCGTCATAATCCGCAGGAACTGGAAATTCTTGACCTGTGAAGCCGTAATTACTATAATTGATATCCCATTTACCAAATCCATTTGATGCATAGTCAATATTCCATTTACCTTGGCCATTTCTTATGGATAAATCTGCTTTCCCATCGCCATCATAATCGGCAGGACAAGGAATATCAGTTGAGCTAGATCCATAACCACCATAAGAAACATCAAATCGTCCAAAACCATTGGATGCATAGTCGATATACCATATTCCGGTATTTGAATCTTTAATACTTAAGTCAGCTTTTCCGTCTCCATCGTAATCTTCAGGAACCGGTACTGCCCCAACAGATGTACCATAACCAGAAAAAGAAGAGTCCCAATTCCCGAATCCATTAGAAGCATAATCAATATACCATACGCCAGCTTTATCTTTAATACTTAGATCAGTCTTTCCATCTCCATCATAATCGGCTGGTACTGCAATTGCATCAGATGAAGATCCATAATTCGGAAAGGATCTTATTGTTGAGGGATAAAAACTCAAAACATCAATCTGGCAAAATCCACCTTTAATTGTATGCGGTTTAGGGTTTGGCTCAATATTAGGATCATACGTAGTATAGGTACACCGAACCTCGACATTTAAAGGTCCTGTTATAGGATAAGGAATTTTTACGTCTGCAACATTTTCGCCATGAGTTGTTTTATATATATAAAAGAAATCACCCGTTGGTCCGATAGAGAATTGCCATTCTGTAATACCTGGATTAGGCGCTTCATAGTTTAACTTAACACGATAGGTATAGTATTCCAAATTAATTCCGATTAACTCAATACTGGGATAAATTGTACCATTAGGAAAGGAACCAGGTATTCGTTCTATACTTTTACTATCATTAACAGATAAAGAATCAATATAAGCGTTAACTATTATTCCTTTATTGTTGGTGTTATTAATTGTTTCCCTAATTGGACCTATTTCCTCTTTCTTACAAGAAACAAAAGATAGACAAACCATAAGTAGCCCTAAAAGGCTCTTTAATGAAATTTTCATAAAATGTGTAATTAGATGTTAATATGTTTTTCCCGGGAAGATTTAAACTGTTGCTATGTTACTTAATAAATCAATATTGCCCCAAACTGCAATTATTTTTGTTACACAAACTCTTAACGAAGGCCTATTGTCGATCTTTTTGTTGCAACAAAAAGAGTGGAAACAAAAAATGCCCGACTGTTAGGTCGGGCATTTTATATCTGAATGAAGAATGATTATAACTTACGTTTTACTTCTACTTCTTCGTATGCTTCGATGATGTCACCTTCTTTGATGTCATTGAATCCTTTAATATTCAAACCACATTCGTAACCGGCAGCAACTTCTTTTACGTCGTCTTTGAAACGTTTTAATGATTCAAGTTCGCCATTGTGAACCACTACTCCATCACGCACTATGCGGATTTTACTATTACGGTTGATCTTACCATCCAATACCATACATCCTGCAATGGTACCAACTTTACTAATTTTGAAGGTTTCACGAATTTCAACGTTAGCAACCACTTTCTCTTCAATTTCAGGAGAAAGCATGCCTTCC from Solitalea canadensis DSM 3403 encodes:
- a CDS encoding glycosyltransferase, which translates into the protein METKLSVIICCYNSTHLLEPTLKALALQEKTESFKWEIILVDNNSNDNTTAFAKNVWDKLNCPFTLKVVQEPNPGLIHAREKGISESSGDFLIFCDDDNRLSAHYVHTVVDEFEKNERIAVVAGRGIAVFEIDKPDWFDEFAMNYAIGKQKGAFSKLKNIYGAGIGIRKCHLDTLYAGGFSPLLVGRTKSILLAGEDTEMIFALQLLRVKIRYNNDLTFEHFLTRKRLTFDYLCSLRKGIGAARPILRLYVLAHKNRSLGLFYFQRQLMSCYLRIVRQYLFHFSKSGRKARLAYNLGYLHSLRSYKTEFLNMYNKIMILKGNLRKIPDHKNKLKSG
- a CDS encoding glycosyltransferase family 4 protein translates to MSNKSILFISLLKGASWGGSEQLWYKTALYAAQNGYQVSCAIFDLKGKEDKLDVLRQAGCTIVLLPFSEKKRQFFKKLYYKLFSKHVTNYKLNKVVNDLKKHYYDYIVINQSGFMDIVNDPWNDIDFKCKVSSLVYHNYIEKYVFSTSKADKMRKRLNAVSHNLFAANHMHHVLSKQLNFSIPNSELIYNPIAFESKYSDLAVSENESLKMIMLAALISSTKSQDCLITVLSSEKWKKRDWILEFYGNGPDKEQLEKMIAKAELGNKVFLRGFTKDVQEVINNAHVLLQITRQDAMPIAVIEAMAVGRPIIASRIGDMPKWVLENENGWIAEDTSYDEIDRVLELLWLNKMNLQKMGKRSFELFESKFPQNVEQRFLDQITN
- a CDS encoding glycosyltransferase family 2 protein; translation: MNYPLISIALCSYNGEKYISKQLTSIINQTYKNLEIIIVDDCSNDQTVSIIKAFLSSDPRIKLFVNEKNIGFNKNFEQAINLCTGDFIAISDQDDIWLPNKIETLINSLGDKGMVFSNSLFIDENDISLNTLLIDQDRKKETYETYRNILLSNFVTGHTILFRKEMLAYFLPFPPNIFYDWWMGFVMLYENQLVYCPMVLTNYRIHKSSVMNKETVKIQESRKNKYRIETTTIFNQLNSFKEYKGLSVKDQAFLNRLTEAFRKKMTGYYSATLFRIILKNFSDLFPLHISSRLKKVLFLQRYCRGLKLTDIVSH
- a CDS encoding glycoside hydrolase family 99-like domain-containing protein — protein: MNNKIKPIAIYLPQFHPIKENNEWWGQGFTEWTNVTKSLPKFKGHYQPHLPTDLGFYDLRLHDTLIEQAKLAQEHGIYGFCFYHYWFNGKLLLETPLHNLLKNKTPDFPFCLCWANENWTRRWDGLEEEVLIKQDHTIQDDLEHIKYLITFFKDDRYIKIENKPVLLVYRSELHPQINECTKMWREEVRKEGFEDIYLIRVENFVTNVNPESHGFDAAMEFAPSFSGQLKKTYKKNVAKYLTTKVLDKLKIQTRADLNNNIYDYRDLIDLMTNRPVPTYKRFRAICPGWDNSARRKSNATIFINSSPKSYSVWLKDIIDYTKENFSDGEQLFFINAWNEWAEGCHLEPCIKWGKAYLEETKKVVESR
- a CDS encoding glycosyltransferase, whose translation is MKKHKLLIISHGSTLNGAERALFETIKALSLRGYELYALFPYEGPIIEMCLPFLKKHYITNEVEPWWLCRKKLTFLHKIKRFFVLLKNIWINYKYIKLIDPDIVITNTLTTPCAAIGSKFAQKKHIWYLHELGDEDHGFHFLLGKRFSLRMVNSLSQSVFLNSYFLDSKFKRCIEQNKRSVVYQSVEFTSTIPSNKAKENSLRLILSGRFAPGKGQLDAIKALNILKQNNENITLTLIGSGEDSYSSQVREYIKKNSLEEHVELVNFAKNTSPYYSRANVALVCSRCEAFGRITIEAMKMGVVVIASDTGANTELIRDNFNGILYQYGNIEDLAKKIILTKDSKLRERLSEQANKWANDTFNLEKYSYKLDSEIKRVLELPL
- a CDS encoding FG-GAP repeat domain-containing protein translates to MKISLKSLLGLLMVCLSFVSCKKEEIGPIRETINNTNNKGIIVNAYIDSLSVNDSKSIERIPGSFPNGTIYPSIELIGINLEYYTYRVKLNYEAPNPGITEWQFSIGPTGDFFYIYKTTHGENVADVKIPYPITGPLNVEVRCTYTTYDPNIEPNPKPHTIKGGFCQIDVLSFYPSTIRSFPNYGSSSDAIAVPADYDGDGKTDLSIKDKAGVWYIDYASNGFGNWDSSFSGYGTSVGAVPVPEDYDGDGKADLSIKDSNTGIWYIDYASNGFGRFDVSYGGYGSSSTDIPCPADYDGDGKADLSIRNGQGKWNIDYASNGFGKWDINYSNYGFTGQEFPVPADYDGDGKADLSIKNSTNGIWYIDYASNGFGAWDMSFNGYGSSSSDKPCPADYDGDGKADLAIRNNKGEWYIDYAKDQFGKFNAVAYGFGDSMSHNAQADYDGDGKANLSVKQNDGVWVINYAKPQL